Proteins from one Myxococcus stipitatus genomic window:
- a CDS encoding OmpA family protein has translation MRAVVEEPLNSRRHHRWLGGLAVLWAMSAQAQSQSVPGLELERLQLNPGAKDSLVLSTGDLLEQGGYRLGLTAHYESEPLVLLRNDERQGVIISNRVTVHLSGAYAITDWLELGAQVPIVSQWGPETQQLGLSAPESSALGTPWVQARAGLLSEGRGGPLDVGLHLGVALPLGSKEALTRDDGFVFSPRLGLGKQLGDGWRVGADLGALVRTKKYALTPGADPLRDELGVELNGGVNVTANLFGLREELVVRGTLPVADSPESLEVLLGLRSPPLASGTELYVMGGPGFGQTPGTPEFRVLAGVSFGADPRTAAACTPGQPHEPARCPELDADGDGVSNLMDRCPVTPGLAQLHGCADGDDDQDGLANLVDRCPTQAENLNGFEDTDGCPDDPDSDNDGVADSKDACPKNAEDVDGFEDTDGCPDPDNDGDGVADARDACMNEAGPRENRGCPDKDRDGDGLVDRLDNCPDEAGPAQNKGCKQKQLAQIEVGQIRILESVFFEAGKDAISARSHKLLDTVASILATHPEIEKLRVEGHTDSTGDAAFNLDLSQRRAAAVVKYLVSKSVAPERLQAQGYGLEKPIADNSTKPGRAKNRRVEFKIIGAAEGVETQQGAPQSDTIEK, from the coding sequence ATGCGCGCGGTCGTGGAGGAACCCTTGAATTCGAGAAGGCATCATCGCTGGCTTGGAGGACTCGCCGTCCTCTGGGCCATGTCCGCCCAGGCCCAATCGCAGAGCGTGCCCGGCCTGGAGCTGGAGCGGCTCCAGCTCAACCCTGGAGCGAAGGACAGCCTGGTGCTGTCCACCGGCGACCTATTGGAGCAGGGCGGCTACCGCCTGGGCCTGACGGCCCACTACGAGAGCGAGCCGCTGGTCCTGCTGCGCAACGACGAGCGCCAGGGCGTCATCATCTCCAACCGCGTGACGGTGCACCTGAGCGGCGCCTACGCAATCACGGACTGGTTGGAGTTGGGCGCGCAGGTGCCCATCGTCTCGCAGTGGGGACCGGAGACGCAGCAGCTGGGGCTGAGCGCGCCGGAGTCGAGCGCGCTGGGCACCCCGTGGGTCCAGGCGCGCGCGGGCCTGTTGTCGGAGGGCCGCGGCGGTCCGCTCGACGTGGGCCTGCACCTGGGCGTGGCGCTGCCGCTGGGCAGCAAGGAGGCCCTCACCCGCGACGACGGCTTCGTGTTCTCGCCCCGGCTGGGCCTGGGCAAGCAGCTGGGTGACGGCTGGCGCGTGGGCGCGGACCTGGGCGCGCTGGTGCGCACCAAGAAGTACGCGCTCACCCCGGGCGCGGACCCGCTGCGCGACGAGCTGGGCGTGGAGCTCAACGGCGGCGTCAACGTGACGGCGAACCTGTTCGGCCTGCGCGAGGAGTTGGTGGTGCGCGGCACGCTGCCCGTGGCGGACTCGCCCGAGTCCCTCGAGGTGCTGCTCGGCCTGCGCTCGCCGCCCCTGGCCAGCGGCACGGAGCTGTACGTCATGGGCGGCCCCGGCTTCGGCCAGACGCCCGGCACCCCCGAGTTCCGCGTGCTCGCGGGCGTCAGCTTCGGCGCCGACCCGCGCACGGCGGCCGCATGTACCCCGGGCCAGCCGCACGAGCCCGCCCGCTGTCCCGAGCTGGACGCGGATGGCGACGGCGTGAGCAACCTGATGGACCGCTGCCCCGTCACGCCGGGCCTCGCCCAGCTCCACGGCTGCGCGGACGGCGACGACGACCAGGACGGCCTGGCCAACCTCGTCGACCGCTGCCCCACCCAGGCGGAGAACCTCAACGGCTTCGAGGACACGGACGGCTGCCCGGACGACCCGGACTCCGACAACGACGGAGTCGCCGATTCGAAGGACGCCTGCCCGAAGAACGCCGAGGACGTGGACGGCTTCGAGGACACCGACGGCTGCCCGGACCCGGACAACGACGGCGACGGCGTGGCCGACGCGCGCGACGCCTGCATGAACGAGGCGGGCCCCCGTGAGAACCGCGGCTGCCCGGACAAGGACCGCGACGGCGACGGCCTCGTGGACCGGCTGGACAACTGCCCCGACGAGGCGGGCCCCGCGCAGAACAAGGGCTGCAAGCAGAAGCAGCTCGCGCAGATCGAGGTGGGACAGATTCGCATCCTCGAGTCCGTCTTCTTCGAGGCGGGCAAGGACGCCATCAGCGCGCGCAGCCACAAGCTGCTCGACACCGTGGCCTCCATCCTCGCCACGCACCCGGAGATCGAGAAGCTGCGCGTCGAGGGCCACACGGACAGCACGGGCGACGCCGCCTTCAACCTGGACCTGTCCCAGCGCCGCGCGGCGGCGGTGGTCAAGTACCTGGTGAGCAAGTCCGTGGCGCCGGAGCGGCTGCAGGCCCAGGGCTACGGCCTCGAGAAGCCCATCGCCGACAACAGCACCAAGCCCGGACGCGCGAAGAACCGGCGCGTCGAGTTCAAGATCATCGGCGCCGCCGAGGGCGTGGAGACCCAGCAGGGCGCTCCGCAGTCCGACACCATCGAGAAGTGA
- a CDS encoding ATP-binding protein produces MSPGSDQPRPALSSNAAFLHEELAWFGQMLDLRLRQHAGEALPRPFLDVHPPPPLAPPGTPYADVLRDFSLRPAERLLLALAFVPHVRPEALDAFFIRNQALDRRFTEFGGLVGASHGGFIPTGETALFLLAGDDLHARLAHRPLLHPDHPLFAHRVLRLERRHPDEPALSAALQLTPEYLERLTTGGTYHPSFGPEFPAQRITTLLEWDDLVLDRAVRDELEDIITWSRHQRTLMDDWGLKKQLKPGYRSLFHGPPGTGKTLTAALLGKATGMPVFRVDLSKVVSKYIGETEKNLASLFDHAQLQRWILFFDEADSLFGKRTESHNANDHAANQQISYLLQRIEDFPGIALLASNLRSNFDEAFARRFQSTIHFPMPGPAQRLRLWEACLRDKPFQLAPDVDLPQLARDYELAGGAIINALRHAALKAVLRTPPEVRLQDLRQGISRELQKEGRYVLSGR; encoded by the coding sequence ATGTCTCCTGGTAGCGACCAGCCCCGCCCAGCGCTGTCGTCCAACGCCGCGTTCCTCCACGAGGAGCTCGCCTGGTTCGGCCAGATGCTCGACCTGCGCCTGCGACAACACGCCGGCGAGGCCCTCCCCCGACCGTTCCTCGACGTCCACCCGCCGCCGCCACTCGCCCCGCCGGGCACGCCCTACGCGGACGTCCTGCGAGACTTCAGCCTGCGCCCCGCTGAACGGCTGCTGCTCGCCCTCGCCTTCGTTCCCCACGTCCGGCCCGAGGCGCTCGACGCCTTCTTCATCCGCAACCAGGCCCTGGACCGGCGCTTCACCGAGTTCGGAGGGCTGGTCGGCGCCTCCCACGGGGGCTTCATCCCCACCGGCGAGACGGCGCTGTTCCTCCTCGCGGGAGACGACCTCCACGCGCGCCTCGCCCACCGGCCCCTGCTCCATCCCGACCATCCGCTGTTCGCCCACCGGGTGCTTCGGCTCGAGCGACGCCACCCGGACGAGCCCGCCCTGAGCGCCGCGCTCCAGCTCACGCCCGAGTACCTGGAGCGACTGACCACCGGCGGAACCTATCACCCGTCCTTCGGCCCGGAGTTCCCGGCCCAGCGCATCACCACCCTCCTCGAATGGGACGACCTCGTGCTCGACCGCGCCGTGCGCGACGAGCTCGAGGACATCATCACCTGGAGCCGCCACCAGCGGACGCTGATGGACGACTGGGGCCTGAAGAAGCAGCTCAAGCCCGGCTACCGCAGCCTCTTCCACGGCCCCCCGGGCACCGGCAAGACGCTCACCGCGGCCCTGCTCGGCAAGGCCACCGGGATGCCCGTCTTCCGCGTCGACCTCTCCAAGGTCGTGTCCAAGTACATCGGCGAGACGGAGAAGAACCTCGCCAGCCTCTTCGACCACGCCCAGCTCCAGCGGTGGATCCTCTTCTTCGACGAGGCCGACTCCCTCTTCGGCAAGCGCACCGAGTCCCACAACGCCAACGACCACGCCGCCAACCAGCAAATCTCCTACCTGCTCCAGCGCATCGAGGACTTCCCCGGCATCGCCCTGCTCGCCAGCAACCTGCGCTCCAACTTCGACGAGGCCTTCGCGCGGCGCTTCCAGTCCACCATCCACTTCCCCATGCCCGGCCCCGCGCAACGGCTGAGGCTCTGGGAGGCTTGTCTGCGCGACAAACCCTTCCAGCTCGCCCCCGACGTGGACCTCCCCCAACTCGCCAGGGATTACGAGCTGGCCGGCGGCGCCATCATCAATGCGTTGCGGCACGCGGCGCTCAAGGCCGTGCTCCGGACACCGCCGGAAGTCCGTCTCCAGGACCTGCGCCAGGGCATCTCCCGAGAGCTGCAGAAGGAGGGGCGCTACGTCCTGTCCGGCAGATGA
- a CDS encoding contractile injection system tape measure protein, which translates to MSRSHHRIRKQSLVLDVETEAQARALQPRLSSFNRQRLLAIIEQVFDALDVPDLHVRIDRLDVDLGTVSSHDFEAVVAERLSLRLREVVEQAVRERRETAAHGEQPRTEAQFQLELLEYYLLHGTLPFWAPNGTHFSFGALFASVARSNPEALVRLVGRNARMAQVIERLVLQLDQTLLERLITLLEPKHAALLIDYIVSLQALHRVEPVLPLSDQKLSRLLWSLTLTYLVRDAGSQFNRKSALRQLLEGVSESQGLDYTELVTTLALGLDQVRHQHPILSSLAAVIGELVRELPPEVSEVVDSAREESREEGWDDEPARMAATVRYALTEALRYYLQHGVLPWATSVRTPELTVERALSVLPELPRSMLRRALSWESTEGSMGALVRAVRRMPDAVRTRLLVRLMPPSGEAGSPLRSALPVFIARAHDKPLFFARVIAALLDGEPVVLDALASSSGVTDSEEHAPVSPLLGEWDAHALKSQLAQRLRDERGLGESPSALELLEALLSHHPEDARLFLLSLRGVDRLRTALVDLSSPALLARMMEVLRPREAGTMGALRTVLEQLPEQALPGGRSEVRQVLFSELLQLGEARPLTSATFRQVLARLFGRGVPREVWSTLTDAASEWSRVAHFPAKHLAAFRDALESFGPREDTEPPPGPQPDGGDMGEGPEQGAASGGAPREPTSVHEGLLAEAGSRRASSWVEERAEFEPGSYGTTTNEGDEPGADTTASPMDVGVARVPTTVASVAHESADVPSPAQGLSAMLGAPLATTPSSNETAVTGEARQRKQMTGSVTVDSSRVSQNDLEGIGGAAARDSSTKDVPPSEALRMVSSTPVSVPSALTEPRATREAPSTTLGLGLDQTSPLAARPMGPVASPVPGEFPSPVAAPPGDASSSAIGGVGVSRAQAADADAKLGMIAPFALPGSPEDGGGTFGHTPLQGPEHQGTREASAGEPSTPRFGHPHVGAVEGAPRGEDPSIRDASSASRTIRESLPDGGSASTAAPSRISEAPSSSNSARTSRHDATSEAWPQHLNEREAPSPSNSFEASPPGDSSTTGIARSHEHTDPSPRRSPEKPPPADSSAAHIAHAHEFAGPLPRKSPEQSPRADSSSDPGTHSHEHAGPFPRRSPEQSPRADSSTVPATHSHEHATSSPRISPKQSPRADSSAAPATHSHEQAGPSPRRSPEQSPRADSSAAPTTHSREQAGPSQVERSERPPAEPFTSPGAHSHEHTAPSPLESSERLSPADSYVTPVARVRERTEPSRMESWERPSAESFATPDAFAHERTDPSRMGPSEKPPPADSSATPVTHVRERTEPSPARRSAQSPADASTSPGAHVHGRTGPSRMESTGEAASADSPTAHIARAHVHSGSSSMEAVEEPPSADSSAAHVAHAREPSGPSPMESTERPPDIDETSSHPVSTAPAHRPNQDTPWTPGPAHADAPPSHAPRLSTRQSETPRTLPESSTFAAPLPSHHASSLTDELRDALFAFLLGHHADRYAGLSDDALLGLVQQTLDETPELLLGFFRQHLPRAHLHEHWARVLPESLLARLMSLLAPRMHASMLTTLELLSEAWLDVARAHGTPGPDRASLWQFILELLARHPGALLTLEHVVSRFLRHFAPRLRATPSDAADPLDLRARLLDRATELARADASHRLEALLRRRREALLNPRPPTPRPRPRTSRPTAPKAGRTAFQLGAESSHASDVAPIYIGNAGLVLTSPFLPHLLREAGLLRVEDGKTFLDPEPATRAVHLLQYLVDGSTSTPEPLLVLNKILCGLPISTPVPSEIQLTDQERTLCERLLRALIAHWKIISNTSIAGLRETFLQREGRLEHLEDRWKLQVQRKTLDVLVDQVPWSISILTHPWMPQPLYVSW; encoded by the coding sequence ATGAGCCGCTCGCATCACCGCATCCGAAAACAGTCCCTGGTCCTGGACGTCGAGACCGAGGCCCAGGCGCGCGCGCTCCAGCCCCGGCTGAGCAGCTTCAATCGCCAGCGGCTGCTGGCCATCATCGAGCAGGTGTTCGACGCGCTGGACGTCCCCGACCTCCACGTGCGCATCGACCGGCTGGACGTGGACCTGGGGACGGTGTCATCGCACGACTTCGAGGCGGTGGTGGCGGAGCGACTGAGCCTCCGGCTGAGGGAGGTCGTGGAGCAGGCCGTGAGGGAGCGACGCGAGACGGCGGCTCACGGGGAACAGCCTCGGACCGAGGCCCAGTTCCAGTTGGAGCTGTTGGAGTACTACCTGCTCCATGGGACGCTCCCCTTCTGGGCTCCGAACGGGACGCACTTCTCCTTCGGCGCGCTGTTCGCCAGCGTGGCGCGTAGCAACCCGGAGGCGCTGGTCCGGCTGGTGGGTCGGAACGCGCGGATGGCGCAGGTCATCGAGCGACTGGTGCTCCAGCTCGACCAGACCTTGCTGGAGCGGCTCATCACGCTGCTCGAGCCCAAGCACGCCGCGCTCCTCATCGACTACATCGTCAGCCTCCAGGCCCTGCATCGCGTGGAGCCCGTGCTCCCGCTGAGCGACCAGAAGCTGTCGCGGCTGTTGTGGTCCCTGACGCTCACGTACCTGGTGCGAGACGCGGGCTCGCAGTTCAATCGCAAGAGCGCGCTCCGTCAGCTCCTGGAGGGCGTGTCGGAGAGCCAGGGCCTGGACTACACGGAGCTGGTCACCACGCTCGCGCTCGGCCTCGACCAGGTCCGTCACCAGCACCCCATCCTCTCGTCGCTGGCCGCCGTCATCGGAGAGCTGGTGCGCGAGCTGCCACCCGAGGTCTCGGAGGTGGTGGACTCCGCCCGGGAGGAGTCGCGCGAAGAGGGTTGGGACGACGAGCCCGCGAGGATGGCGGCCACCGTCCGCTATGCGTTGACCGAGGCGCTTCGCTACTACCTCCAACACGGCGTGCTGCCATGGGCGACGTCGGTTCGCACGCCCGAGTTGACGGTGGAGCGGGCGCTGTCGGTCCTGCCCGAGCTGCCGCGTTCGATGCTGCGCAGGGCGTTGTCCTGGGAGTCCACCGAGGGGTCGATGGGGGCCCTCGTCCGCGCGGTGCGGCGGATGCCAGACGCGGTGCGGACACGGCTGCTGGTGCGCTTGATGCCGCCATCGGGCGAAGCAGGGAGTCCACTGCGCTCCGCGCTCCCCGTGTTCATCGCGAGGGCCCACGACAAGCCCCTGTTCTTCGCTCGGGTCATCGCGGCCCTGTTGGACGGCGAGCCGGTGGTCCTCGATGCGCTGGCGTCCTCATCGGGTGTCACGGACTCCGAAGAGCATGCCCCCGTGTCTCCCCTGCTCGGGGAGTGGGATGCCCATGCCTTGAAGTCGCAGCTCGCGCAGCGGCTTCGCGACGAGCGGGGTCTGGGCGAGAGCCCTTCCGCGCTCGAGCTCCTGGAGGCGCTGCTGTCGCACCATCCGGAGGATGCGCGGCTGTTCCTGCTGTCGCTTCGAGGCGTGGACCGGCTGAGGACCGCGCTGGTCGACCTGAGCTCTCCCGCGTTGTTGGCGAGGATGATGGAGGTGCTACGTCCTCGCGAAGCGGGGACGATGGGCGCGCTGCGCACCGTGCTGGAGCAGCTTCCCGAGCAGGCGCTTCCCGGAGGACGGTCGGAAGTGCGCCAGGTGCTCTTCTCCGAGTTGCTCCAGTTGGGAGAGGCGCGTCCGCTGACGTCCGCGACGTTCAGGCAGGTCCTGGCCCGCCTCTTCGGGCGCGGCGTGCCCCGGGAGGTGTGGTCCACGCTCACCGACGCCGCTTCCGAGTGGAGTCGCGTGGCCCACTTCCCCGCGAAGCACCTCGCCGCGTTCCGGGACGCGCTGGAGTCCTTCGGGCCGCGCGAGGACACCGAGCCCCCGCCCGGCCCGCAGCCGGACGGCGGGGACATGGGGGAAGGCCCGGAACAGGGTGCCGCATCTGGCGGGGCTCCGAGGGAACCGACGAGCGTCCACGAGGGACTCCTCGCAGAGGCGGGGTCTCGGCGGGCGTCGTCATGGGTCGAGGAACGAGCCGAGTTCGAACCCGGGAGCTACGGGACGACAACGAACGAAGGTGATGAGCCGGGTGCGGACACGACCGCGTCGCCCATGGACGTGGGAGTGGCGCGCGTGCCCACGACCGTGGCCTCCGTCGCTCATGAGTCCGCCGATGTGCCATCCCCGGCACAGGGGCTCTCCGCGATGCTGGGCGCGCCTCTCGCGACAACTCCGTCGAGCAACGAGACGGCCGTCACGGGTGAGGCGCGACAGCGGAAGCAGATGACTGGCTCTGTCACTGTCGACTCGAGTCGGGTGAGCCAGAATGACCTGGAGGGCATCGGCGGAGCGGCCGCCAGGGACTCGTCGACGAAGGACGTGCCTCCTAGTGAAGCGCTCCGGATGGTCTCCTCGACGCCGGTCTCCGTGCCGAGCGCCCTGACGGAGCCACGGGCCACGAGGGAGGCTCCGTCAACCACGCTGGGGCTGGGCCTCGACCAGACATCGCCGCTCGCCGCACGACCGATGGGGCCCGTGGCGTCGCCGGTCCCTGGCGAGTTCCCAAGCCCTGTAGCGGCACCGCCCGGCGATGCGAGTTCGTCGGCCATTGGCGGCGTCGGAGTGTCGCGAGCACAGGCAGCGGATGCTGATGCGAAGCTGGGAATGATTGCGCCGTTTGCACTGCCGGGCTCCCCGGAGGACGGGGGAGGCACGTTCGGCCACACGCCGCTCCAGGGGCCTGAGCATCAGGGCACACGCGAGGCATCCGCGGGCGAGCCCTCCACACCGCGTTTCGGCCACCCCCATGTTGGAGCGGTCGAGGGCGCGCCTCGGGGCGAGGACCCAAGCATCCGCGACGCGTCATCCGCATCGAGGACCATCAGGGAATCGCTGCCAGATGGCGGCTCCGCATCCACGGCAGCTCCTTCGCGCATCAGCGAAGCCCCCTCGTCATCGAACTCCGCGAGGACATCACGGCACGATGCAACCTCTGAAGCCTGGCCCCAGCACCTGAATGAGCGAGAGGCACCATCTCCATCCAACTCGTTCGAGGCTTCACCGCCTGGTGACTCCTCTACAACTGGCATCGCACGCTCGCATGAGCACACGGACCCCTCTCCACGCAGGTCCCCGGAGAAGCCGCCTCCTGCTGATTCCTCCGCAGCACATATCGCGCACGCTCACGAGTTCGCCGGCCCCCTTCCACGCAAGTCCCCGGAGCAGTCCCCTCGTGCTGATTCCTCCTCGGATCCCGGCACACACTCGCACGAGCATGCGGGCCCATTTCCGCGCAGGTCCCCGGAGCAGTCTCCTCGTGCCGATTCATCCACGGTTCCCGCCACACACTCGCACGAGCATGCGACCTCATCTCCACGCATATCCCCGAAGCAGTCCCCTCGTGCCGATTCCTCCGCGGCTCCCGCCACGCACTCGCACGAGCAGGCGGGCCCATCTCCACGCCGGTCCCCAGAGCAGTCTCCTCGTGCTGATTCCTCTGCGGCTCCCACCACACACTCGCGCGAGCAGGCGGGCCCATCTCAAGTGGAGCGCTCAGAGCGGCCGCCTGCCGAGCCCTTCACCTCTCCCGGTGCGCACTCGCACGAGCATACCGCCCCCTCTCCGCTGGAGTCCTCGGAGAGACTGTCGCCCGCCGACTCCTACGTAACTCCCGTCGCGCGCGTGCGTGAGCGCACAGAGCCCTCTCGAATGGAGTCCTGGGAGAGGCCGTCTGCCGAATCCTTCGCCACGCCCGATGCATTCGCCCACGAACGCACCGACCCCTCTCGAATGGGGCCTTCGGAGAAGCCGCCCCCTGCCGATTCCTCCGCAACTCCCGTCACGCATGTGCGTGAGCGCACGGAACCCTCTCCGGCGAGGCGCTCAGCGCAGTCGCCTGCTGACGCCTCCACATCTCCTGGCGCGCACGTCCATGGACGCACGGGGCCCTCTCGAATGGAGTCGACGGGAGAGGCGGCATCTGCCGACTCGCCCACAGCACATATCGCGCGCGCTCACGTGCACTCGGGCTCCTCGTCAATGGAGGCCGTGGAGGAGCCACCATCCGCCGACTCCTCCGCAGCGCATGTCGCGCATGCCCGCGAGCCCTCGGGCCCCTCTCCAATGGAGTCCACGGAGAGGCCACCCGACATCGACGAGACGTCATCCCATCCCGTCTCGACAGCGCCTGCGCACCGCCCGAACCAAGACACTCCCTGGACGCCTGGTCCAGCACATGCCGACGCGCCACCGTCCCATGCCCCCAGGCTGAGCACCCGCCAATCAGAGACTCCCCGCACCCTCCCAGAGTCCTCCACCTTCGCGGCGCCCCTCCCCTCCCACCACGCGTCGTCCCTCACGGACGAACTGCGTGACGCGCTCTTCGCCTTCCTCCTCGGCCATCATGCGGACCGCTACGCCGGTCTCTCCGATGACGCCCTGCTGGGCCTCGTCCAGCAGACCTTGGACGAGACACCTGAACTCCTGCTCGGCTTCTTCCGCCAGCACCTGCCCCGTGCCCACCTCCACGAGCACTGGGCGCGCGTGCTCCCCGAATCCCTGCTCGCGCGGCTCATGTCCCTGCTCGCCCCTCGGATGCACGCCTCGATGCTCACGACCCTCGAGCTGCTCTCCGAGGCGTGGCTCGACGTCGCGCGAGCCCATGGCACCCCGGGGCCCGACCGCGCCTCGCTCTGGCAATTCATCCTCGAACTGCTCGCGCGGCACCCCGGAGCCCTGCTCACCCTCGAACACGTCGTGTCGCGATTCCTCCGGCACTTCGCCCCCAGGCTCCGCGCCACTCCGAGCGACGCCGCGGACCCACTCGACCTCCGCGCCCGACTCCTGGACCGGGCCACCGAGCTGGCCCGCGCCGACGCCTCACACCGACTGGAGGCCCTCCTGCGCCGTCGACGCGAAGCCCTCCTCAACCCCCGGCCCCCCACGCCACGCCCCCGTCCTCGGACCTCACGCCCCACCGCGCCGAAGGCGGGACGCACCGCCTTCCAGCTCGGCGCCGAGTCCTCCCACGCCTCGGACGTCGCCCCCATCTACATCGGCAACGCGGGGCTCGTGCTCACCAGCCCATTCCTCCCCCACCTGCTGCGAGAGGCGGGCCTGCTGCGCGTCGAGGACGGGAAGACCTTCCTGGACCCGGAGCCCGCCACGCGCGCCGTCCACCTGCTCCAGTACCTCGTCGACGGCAGCACCTCCACGCCCGAGCCACTGCTCGTCCTCAACAAGATTCTCTGCGGCCTGCCCATCTCCACGCCCGTCCCCAGCGAAATCCAGCTCACCGACCAGGAGCGGACGCTCTGCGAGCGCCTGCTGCGCGCCCTCATCGCCCACTGGAAGATCATCTCCAACACCTCCATCGCCGGCCTGCGCGAGACGTTCCTCCAACGCGAGGGACGCCTGGAGCACCTCGAGGACCGCTGGAAGCTCCAGGTCCAACGCAAGACGCTGGATGTGCTCGTGGACCAGGTGCCCTGGAGCATCTCCATCCTCACCCACCCGTGGATGCCACAGCCCCTCTATGTCTCCTGGTAG